In Cynocephalus volans isolate mCynVol1 chromosome 3, mCynVol1.pri, whole genome shotgun sequence, one DNA window encodes the following:
- the GON7 gene encoding EKC/KEOPS complex subunit GON7: protein MELIGEYVGWDGQRQRLRVSCETPPEADRFQGLLSGVAQMRELVIELFDPLVQREAKDRVTPFPDAALDGDDEDDAEDENNIDNRTNSDGPSAKRPKPPS, encoded by the exons ATGGAGCTGATAGGGGAGTACGTTGGGTGGGACGGGCAGCGGCAGCGGCTGCGGGTGTCCTGTGAGACTCCGCCCGAGGCCGACCGTTTCCAGGGACTGTTGTCGGGCGTGGCCCAGATGAGGGAGCTGGTGATCGAACTCTTCGATCCCCTGGTACAGCGGGAAGCGAAGGACCGGGTGACGCCGTTCCCAGACGCGGCCTTGGACG gtgatgatgaagatgatgcaGAAGATGAAAATAACATTGATAACAGAACTAATTCAGATGGACCATCTGCAAAACGGCCAAAACCACCATCTTAA
- the LYSET gene encoding lysosomal enzyme trafficking factor isoform X2 has product MMNFRQRMGWIGVGLYLLASAAAFYYVFEINETYNRLALEHIQQHPEEPLEGTTWTHSLKARLLSLPFWLWTIIFLIPYLQMFLFLYSCTRADPKTVGYCIIPICLAIICNRHQAFVKASNQISRLQLIDT; this is encoded by the coding sequence ATGATGAACTTCCGTCAGCGGATGGGATGGATTGGAGTGGGATTGTATCTGTTAGCAAGTGCAGCAGCATTTTACTATGTTTTTGAAATCAACGAGACTTACAACAGGCTGGCCTTGGAACACATTCAACAGCATCCTGAGGAGCCCCTTGAAGGAACCACATGGACACACTCCTTGAAAGCTCGGTTACTCTCCCTGCCTTTTTGGTTGTGGACAATTATTTTTCTGATACCTTACTTACAGatgtttttgttcctttattcttGTACAAGAGCTGATCCCAAAACGGTGGGCTACTGTATCATCCCCATATGCTTGGCAATTATTTGCAATCGCCACCAGGCATTTGTCAAGGCTTCTAATCAGATCAGCAGACTACAACTGATTGATACGTAA